The following is a genomic window from Bombus vancouverensis nearcticus chromosome 15, iyBomVanc1_principal, whole genome shotgun sequence.
actggtgattccctattttctcccttttgatttctttgagctcgttgaacttgcgtttcttcagcttgaaaatgtttagaatccttttccttagttaccctttttccttctttatttactttattcccAACACCTTGATTagtctctaccttttcaggataaatagtttcactggaagtgcttattttaattaaattattatttatttgtatggaacgtttaagaatattttcggtagatttagaattattctttgaatttttattacaaacctttttgcttatagattctgttttggatttagggatagctatatttttattttctatagtgtgatcttccttgcaatttaatgatttggctttgagttcgataaagtttccttctgatggttttatagaagtttttgagtgagatacactcgctatctcttttcctattatggttgagacattcacgaaattcgtggagtcttgcttttgtatctttgccaagtcgaacgtggagaggcaattcgcacttcccagcgggtccaatatctctgtgatattaggcagtggataagcgttgcctgtcgtctcgtcgttcaatttcctagtttctgcttcgtctgaaggttctttggcactaatattatttatcttgtttggtaactcagaaaatttctcacccaTGATCCTATCTATgccaccgtgcgtcctcttattatttaacgtgacattatcccttatcacagcaacggagtggtgtttgcattgaaaagttggttggttgaaatgatcagcatctctcttttgatttagatctctatcgaggtatttatttgtgcgtttttcttcccaagttattgctcttgtttctctcctgacattttcttctattcccgggttgtttaggtgtttccgcgacggcggtacaaatctccagtcctggcggttgtttcggttataattattcgaaggtgtcggatgttggtatcgaaatctatcgttcgcttgttttaattctcgcgttgctttcacggcttggcggtacgcatcgtgcaaggattggtatcctgctatctttactcgtaaatacacctcgtttggaagccccttaacgaaagcttccctcgtgtctcgatctatcctatcttgaaatacggtgccgtactcgtacctttccccgttcattatcgccagtctgagatctttgacgcgttctatctagtccaaaatatcttctcccggtcgttgaaatattgtagctaattcccctttatattcgttaaccgtttttcccggaccgaacatatcttttaatttattcccgaaatcgtttaaacttattacttctgtgtcttctatggcgagaaatgcgtgtccgcgaagcttattcgttaataattttactaactgagattcttgatgcctaggaaccatgtttcgtgcgcgctcgcatgctcttaaaaatcgaaataccgagggtcgatgtccgtcgaacactggtactgtctctattgcatcttttaacttaattggttggggattaacttctatcggtattgtcgcttgggaaattatcggcgatgatacacgggtgtcttgatttcttttttattttcagtgaacgcacatcgtcttgtaatttattcattattgtactcatgtcgcgaaaattcgcatcccatgctttaagttttttcgacaacatcaagatcatgtctttgtccaacgattctaatttagtcgacattatttcttaggtatatattttatcgataatcgtaacaactttaattctttgtggagcgaatcgaaccgtttaaaccaactttaatcctccgtgaagcggatcccaccgctgccaccaaaaatttaaatctctaatgttacgtatcaatttgtttgtttaaatcgatcaaatcttaagtttaaattttactgaaaaattttttttttcgtttgagtttgaatttaatctgaagggaaataaactgaattgatattattgtgtatgtaatactgatttagatttctcattaatacggtagttgctgccaccagaaatagtctaaggactatttcaaaatattttattttttattattttttttcgtttaatgggtagcgttaactgacgcttaatgcaactggtaaacgatttccacttttcggctaacctgctatgtgcagggatattggcacgggagaggattaaagctgggaacaataaatatttgtcctcgttaaacggatttttatttgaatgtagaattgcttagattattacctttatatatattttattagccggatatatatattttagcgttgctggattggataggaatgtgagatttttcgttgttttatataaatttatttttacgtttgacttcttcttctcttttaatttcgctgtagtagtttgccgttagaatcgaaactcaattcatttactacgatggattctgttaccatgattttcttgccttttgagtttaataatcgaggatgattctaacgatcctctctgtgtgggactcgtgtgatttcgcaagccttacccaaagacgggtaatattttaccaacagtgggaggaggaatgcgaagatcgatgggtgttttcgataatcgaaaacaccgtttgcacaagccaacacagcgaacgatcctttggttaaattttcgaagggaaattattctgctatttctctcttacaatcgcatgcaatgatggcaagaatatcggttaatagcaatgccggtattgctcttaattttcgattgaccccgacgatgtatttaatggtcctctctgtgcgggacttgtgtgatttcgcaagccttgcccaaagacggacaatattttgccaacaatgggaggaggaatgcgaagatcagtgggtgtttcagtagctgaaaataccgttcgcacaagccgacacagcggacaactcctttgtttaaagtttaaacaatgattctatcttcaaaaccgttcacgaaaataaaacgagatcgatgataggaagttctaattcgattctcgagggcaacgagattatcagagaagaaggaaattttcaaaattaattttcttaccttgaggagtaggtgctgtctggtgccattacctcagctgctccggtggtcgtcgaagtttttgttgggtttattacttgaactcgaatatagtttactatcaacttttactttatttatctatttcgatacagactgaacaatttactaactggattaataccgcaattacaatgcgcgtttctgtctaagcgatgaaatgaggacttcaaagataaaatctttcttttacttagtcgcggttctcttttcttgaccgaaaaactaaagaccccgaaacgcaaaatactatacaaaatttctaaacgcaatgatgagcgcaataacgaacgtagtaacaatgaacacaaaatataatgagcacaagaataatgaacggtaataacaatgatcactataataatgaacgcaaggataataaacgtaatacgaatgatccgtaataacaatgaacacaaaatataatgagcgtaataagaatgttcaccagaataataatgagcgctgctctatgttgcttcgcttatttataataccatcctccacggggtggtggtccgctgggggtaggcttccgtgggaatcgggatgttgcagtttggctttcttggaatcgtacgtgacaaaatgtaaattccgtatttcgacttagtttttatcggtcctgtgtttctgctgagctagcgtctagcagatttgaagcattccactcTGATCTAGTCCTTTCCGCGAGAGACTTCCAcatgctgtaccgtgggaattaccggtgtttcttcggcgcgtggaagggctggtggctgcagcatcattatcatttcaatgtttgctcgggcaacacgcacaattccgctgctctcccataacaaggacgTCCTCCTTCGAGtcgttttgcgtaagtttggatgtttgcatattatggttgtttttgtgattttgatcgtttttcctttttgttatttccctaggcttcggcgATCGTCGTTCGAACTATGTTTGCGGAgtcatttccatcagaggttcctatccagacttccctggtacgtatttagtcttgtttttagtccgcttgattcgtcctgtttcgttttatttaaaatataccgtgttgttctcagcccaagcgaaagagggattccgaagaacccatgggcgactcgggaggaccaatcaaacgcatgcggccctgtgataaaccacgagtatcagagtggttggaggaactattcaacattggtgccgaggccgtgtcgaaattgagCTTTGACGATTTTACTTTTGATGAgagtttcttcgatgcagagaccgtcgtattggagtgggaaccccctctggttgaaatcgttgataccgatcgttgtgtgaaagttcgttttgcaaatgaaattcccggagaggttttggaggcatatcttcgtcaccatgcttctgggagaaagggaatttcccctgttgtgcgttattggtgtatgcgtgagttcagcgaactttgtcccggagctccttgctacGATtctgatttagtgtagctgcttcaatttcgttgatacgctgtttgatgttccttattattattatttttagatgtattttgttttgtgttcaatatatatatatatgtcggagatgaaatgaaaaccggagccttccctatgcaattttgaggaagccttctaatgctttagcctagattttatcataactgtaattaagtaattgtcatctgtaattgtttgacatttgtgaaaagcgaaagtgggttcgaggtgacaactggtcgctgaacgtagccacggtcacgggataaacgttttgctttatgaaggtgtggatcggttgtattgttctccctagaaatcacatagaattgtactttagagatgctgatattATGGGACACGTTGTATTTGGAATCAATCTCCaaacagaaattgcctagtatcggcgtttggatctttctcgatgtttccaaagagtatacagcaaacttttgacagatattgcctagcaacaacgattggaaccttctcgatgtttccagcgagaatataacaaacaaaatgcagtcgtataacgaaaaagattttaatcagttatgcattcgtgtgatcgccttggaaagtgatacatcaagTAATTTACCGAGTGATTCAGcgaacgtatttttgtgttataaaattgtttaaagttttcccgttgaccgtggattcgtttgaaccccggatcattgttaatagcgtaaattaaattcaatatttgtaaaatttatcaatcgttaattttcattattcgttaaattagtaattcgtaagatatattattcgttccttttattgttcgataaaacttattattctttaatctaattattaatttaacttatcatttgttaatcaatcatatcatttataaaattcattattcataatattttgtaaaatcttgtttattcgtgtaaatatattctctgttttgtaaaacaatggctaattcaaatgaagaaacattaCTTGATtcaaatcctaatgataacccgacatatatatatatatatatacatatatatacatatatatatatgtcgggtttacattagaattagggttaggggcgtgaaacgaatcttcgtttgggttacacggtgtcattatgcaatggagaagacattgactagtgcaaatacgattattatagaaccggacaagtaaccgcggtagttaggtgctcgagaaactaatgacaatgatcctaggttcaataacgaatccgcggtcgatgggatgatagatgaaagtactcacaaaatctaagtcggatgcgtgatattcactggtcgtaaagggttactcctttcatcagtgagatcgcgaacgagaatgccttccccgtcccgatgatgccacagaggaaaactataatggggtgtgtctaaggacacgagatcatcggattcgtcgagaaaagccttcgtccagaaagtaagggaaattggcgttgctgctaattggtcaatctccatatcggtggttagaaaaagatgctagccgccctcgagggaaagttgcaagtgggagacgccgctcgttgaaaaataggtctcccctattttcccgtagttgggacaaagactgtttgtctgtttgaaggactttagttgactaaatcttagatttataacgggccctcgagctagccgaacatgtactgcggagacgcatcgacatctggcaatcatcttactcgaagaatagttGGTTTCTCATAACTGCGTTGACCCTTGTATAAACTTCTTCGATGTGAGTAGTGAATTATCGTTGTCATTCACTTAACCTATCTTAGTTATTTCTTGACTCTTTCTGCACTTATTAactgattttatttcttcttattaaagACTACTGTATCAACGCtgagttatttcgttataatgtcattaattttcttgattttttcGGTTTTATTTTCCATTGGCCAACTGTAAGTCTGTTGTTGAGCATCAGTTATTGATTGTTATCGTGCTTCATTTAGTTTAATTGAGATATTATTGTAAGTCTTTAATAGTATTATTCTCTTCCATATATATTAAGGCAATTGAGGTTAGTTTATCCATTCGTTTCTGCTGACAGTCGTATACTATGTTCTATGGAGTGGGTCCACAACTTGTTTCTGTGAAATGCctgcatgtacgcttccttcTGCGATGATTAATTGTGCACCAGATACTTTTAACTTTCACTGCTTTCaactattttattgaattaacatGTTGAGTATTTAAATGATGGTTAGAACACACATATAGtaattctcctttttcttttacattttctactATCTGCATGAGAGCgctgtcacacttcctttggtTTAAgcacaatattgttataaacatttagtagtattatgttttatattgaaacaattgaagttaattcttcCATTTGTTTCAGTTGGCTGTCATACCTTGTGTTCTATGGATATGGACATAtaaccttctttttttttagcgAGGAGGGGAAAATGCTTTTACACATACCCAAAGACCCACGTCTCCGGGTTATGTAAGACTCTGCAGATGACATcgccatacccactaaaaacccctCCTCATTCTCCCTATGCTACGGTACTCGAGGCACCAACCCGGTACAGTCATTCGACATTACTTTAGGTTGGCCTCTATACCACGTACCCAATCCTTTATCCTCTCTCCTCGACTCCGGTCATTCTTCTCCTCCTTCCTTCCCTTCTTCCTCTGTCCTCCACCTCCCTTTCCTTAGAAAGCCGGCATTTCATCGCCTTTGTACAAAAGTCATGAAACCTGTTCCACAGCCGCTCTTCTGCTGCCATCTTCTCAACGACTCGGTTCTTCAATTTAAAATCTTCACCAATCTCGACCTCCAACTCCGCTCTCTCCTCCGTCCATCCAGGGCACCAAAATAGCACATGCTCGGCGTCATCCATCACCGCACCGCAATCCCAACAGCTGGTGTGCGACTCTTTGCCGATCCTATGACGGTAACAGTTAAAGATACCGCGTCCCGTAAGGATCTGCATCGAATGGTAGTTGATCCTCCTCCTTATTTTGTAGAAGATCAGCAGATCTTCTACGAGTCTCTTAATCCAATTGTAAGGGCTGTGGAGCGCCCACTCCAATCTCCACCTGCCCTCTGCCATCCATCTCCATCTCCAAAACCTTCATTTCTTCCTGCCCAGCATGTGCCGCTTCTTCAGGGCTCTCCTTGATCCGCCTCTTCACTCCATACTGCTTCCACCGCAACCATGCCTTGATGTAAATCGGCATGCTACCGGTAAGCACACGCAAAGCCCCATGTGACACCGTACGGTAGGCGGTAGACGTACGGATCAACGCTGCCCTTTGCGCCCTTCTCATGATCGTCCTGCCTGGTGACAAAGAGGTCATCCAGGATTCCCTCCACTCTATCTCTTCCAAGGAGCTCCATTGGCGCCGACCGCATCATTTTCTTCCTCACTACACGATACGGCCTGCCCCATGAATCCTGATCCAAGGTGGCGCAGAACCCCTTCCAACTCTCCTGCTTGCTACGCCCGATCGCCCTTTTCAGTCGCCTCTTAGCATCCTTGAATTCGGCCACCAGGACCTCGGCATCGTCCTTGCGGGCCGCCATCGCTCGCTGGGCTCTTCTTCTAGCTCTTAGAGTTTCGCTCCTTAACGTAGCGAACTCATCGCTCCACCAATAGTTGGCGCTCTCCTCTTCGCACTCGCCGGGTATCTCTTCTTCAAGTCCACGTCACACGTATGCTCCAGACTCTTCTGCAGTCGTTCGCCACATACCGTCTCGTCAAATTTAAAACCATTTTCGTCATAGACTCCGtcaaatttgtttaaaaaaccCTCTACATCCATCTCTTTCGTCAAATATTTAAAGGCGCCACCCTCCACCCGCTTAATATTATCCCTAAACTTATGCTCAATATAAAAATGGTCAGAGGCTGAGTACCAATCTAGGACCCTACTCCCCCTCCAACTCAACCTCATTCGTCTATTAACACTAAGTATATCCGGGAAACTAGTCCCTCCATTTCTCCGGAAGGAGTAGTTTCCCGTCGTCCTTACTCTTATTAGGAGAACAATACCCACTGATGCAAAACACGTTACAAACCCTGACCCCTACAGTCCCCATATTTCTTATCAGGGTCTCGCTCGCCGCATGTTTTCCATTAAACAGGGTGACCCATATCGATGCATCCCCACCCTCGTCATTAAACCAATAAGGCAACTGCCTATAGGGCTCGGAGATGACCACTATGTTCACCCTGCTTTCGCATACGCGCTGCATTATTAGGTCTTGCGCGAGTCTGCATCTGCTAAAATTTATTTGTAGGACCCGTCCATTCCTAACACCTAAGCGCACCATATGGCACGCCAACGAACCCGTTACATGCTTTGCATTTATGCCACCATGTTTCAAACACATGGCGCATCTCGTCTCTTTATCACAATCTTTCATTGTATGCTCAGCGCTGCCGCACCTCCTACACAACTCCCTGCCAGGACATGCAACCTTACCGCCACATGCCCCAACATGTGGCACCTATAACAACGCTGAAGATTAGCTAACTGCCTTATAGAAGCTATCGTTAGCCCAGTTCTCagcctcctctctctctctctctcgtcacTAGGCACTCCACTCGCCGAGAGGAACACCACCGCCTCTTGCGTGCCCCATGGTACCGTTTTTATAGATTTGACTTCTATAATATATCAGCATTGTCCTCAATTCCCCACTGCGACCTGATCTCTTCCACTAGCTCTTCCCTGCTGGTGAGGGGATCGATGTTCCTTATTTGTAGGGTCGCCCTGTTCACCAG
Proteins encoded in this region:
- the LOC143303636 gene encoding uncharacterized protein LOC143303636 gives rise to the protein MFAESFPSEVPIQTSLPKRKRDSEEPMGDSGGPIKRMRPCDKPRVSEWLEELFNIGAEAVSKLSFDDFTFDESFFDAETVVLEWEPPLVEIVDTDRCVKVRFANEIPGEVLEAYLRHHASGRKGISPVVRYWCMREFSELCPGAPCYDSDLV